The genomic segment GCGCTGGGCAAGAGTCCGGAACTGTTGGTGGACAAGCTTGGCGAGCGGTTGGCGTTCGAGCGCAGCGGCGTGCGTTTGTATGACGCAATGATCGCTAAGGCGAAGGCCCTGGACGCTGCAGACTCCGACCTGGTCCAGGTGCTCCAGCACATTCGTGACGAAGAGTTCGAACACATGAACATGGTCGCCGAGGCGATCGAAACCCTCGGGGCGGACCCAACGGCGCAGACGCCTTGCGCAGACGTTGCGGGAGTCAAATCGATGGGTGTGATGCAGGTGCTTACCGACCCGCGTACCAACCTCTCCCAGGGCATGGGAGCGTTGCTCACCATCGAACTGGAGGACAACGCTGCCTGGGAGTTGCTGATTGAACTCGCCGAAGCGGGCGGCCATCCGAACATCGCCAAGGGTTTTCACAAGGCGAAGGAGCAAGAGGATGACCATGTCATCAAGATCAAAACCCTGATCCGCCGGGATCTGATCAGCCAGGTGAAATGAATACCGCGTGCGCTTCATCCTTTGGCGTGCCCCCGGGCGCGCCTTTTTTTTAAAGGCAGACGGGCTTTGACCGGTCAGCCGGGCGGTACTCGACCCGCCGAGGCGATAGCTGTCGCCGCATTGGGCCGCCGCTGTCGGCACGCACTCGCTCGGCGGCGCTCGGTGGCCTGCGAAACCCATCATTTCGGCGCATGAAAGGCAGACAGGCGCGGGGCGAACCAGCGGCATTCGGTACACTCTGATGTCCATTGCCGCATCGAGCCATCGCATGTCCGAGCTTGCGTCAACCGACTCTCTTCCGCTCGTGCTTGTCGGGCCGCTGCTGCGCCGGCTCGAAGCCGGACGGCTGGTGTTCTGGCTAATAACCCGCGAGCCGCTGAGTCTGCGCCTGCAATTGCAGCCCCAAGGTGAATCCTGCCGCTCGCTGGCAATTGACGACGCGGCGTGTCAGCGGCTGCGGATCGGCACTTCGGCCTGGCTGCAGCTGATCGACCTGCGTTTGGAAACGCCGCTGCCGGCCGATCGGTTGATCGAGTACGACGTGCTGA from the Stutzerimonas stutzeri genome contains:
- a CDS encoding ferritin-like domain-containing protein, with product MATSAKLGTNFTGVQMSPKDTKLLLDAVNDIHPDVPGDSKGMMLERSTRAEEADRIGSVPVPGSAKGMLKSTFDMALGKSPELLVDKLGERLAFERSGVRLYDAMIAKAKALDAADSDLVQVLQHIRDEEFEHMNMVAEAIETLGADPTAQTPCADVAGVKSMGVMQVLTDPRTNLSQGMGALLTIELEDNAAWELLIELAEAGGHPNIAKGFHKAKEQEDDHVIKIKTLIRRDLISQVK